The DNA region CGTTTATGGAAAGACAATCCCACTAATAAACTTGGTTTATCCAAGAAAAGAGAAAATTACTGAAAGTGCAcaaattactgaaataaattctaGCCCTTCCATTATGTCTAAATGTTCTCTGAACAAAAATCAAGTGGAACCTGTACTACCCTTTTATGAAGAATGGTTATACGACAAAAATAAACAGAACTTGAGCGGCGATTCAACATATAGCATTTCAAATTATCGAAAGCTTTCGGGCGAACAAAGGCGAGTCCAACCACTTGTAGCCGTAGCCAAAATGACTTACTCTCAAAAATACCCTCATGAATTAAATGTTTCAGAAGGAGAAAGGTTACTGATACTTAATCGCGTGTCGGCTCCACGTAATATAATTGAAGGTAGATCAAGCTCATTAACAAAGGATGAAGATTTCTGGCTAGTTGAAAGAATTGAGCTAAAGCATATGTCTAACCACTGTTCACGGAAAGGATTGGTGCCAGGAGAATATTTGCAAATTATTGGTGATTCTTTAACCACCCACATTTCCTGGTTTGATATTGACAGAAATGAAGCAGAAAGATTACTGCTTCTAATGGGTAACCCGTCGGGAACATATATTATACGTCCATCTTCaggtaattaatttttattgagTCGGCAACGCAAATATTCTTTCAGttttcataattaattaacgtcgataaatatttatgattttCAAATACATATCAATCTAAGTAAATGTAGCATAACTACCTGACGATATACGTATATTATAGGTAACAgattatttatataccaaaGTATCAGCTAAGCCATCTGTTCATGATGACGACCTTGAAGATTGAAGACTTCAAGACGATTTTCATCAAATCAGGGCATTAGGACAACTGATCTGTTACTCAGCCATCTTGATGTATATTTTAGGGGTGAAGACGTAAAATCCAGTTGGGGGCATTAGCTGAAATGCTTTTAGCAGCATGTAATTAAGATGATTGCGAAAAGTAATTATATGTAACAGCGAATCGTATGTACCGTTCCCCAGAGCTATTCATTTAGGTTCACTAATTGTACACTTAATCATTCGGTACTCTAGAATGTAACATGggcatttaattttatttatgataGCAAGTGTAAACACGTTTCCTTAACTGCATTTGTCGTTATAATTAAAACGGATTTATTTGTTAGTatcttatattttattaattaaagtcTTGGAAATAATGGTAAGTCCTGGTTTCTGATTTAAAGTTGTACAGACAAACCACCACAATTTTTATAACAATTAAATACAGTTAACTGGAAAAACTAGTATTGAAATAATTAGCATCTCTGTAGCAAACACAGTTAATTAGTTCACTTACACATAATACACTGCATGCTGCTTTGCATAATCCTATTATTAATTTAGATAATTCTGTACTAGTAGTATTTCAACAGATTGTAAAAGGGGTTATTTTCTCCACTTGCTTATGTATATATTAGTTCTTACAATATTAAGTAACGTGTAAAGGATCTTAGTTTTTCTGATACAACCTTAAACCACGTAAATGCTAGTTCAGACGAAATATCGAACATACGAAATATCGAATGTACTTTATTCTATTTAAATAGAAATACAAACAGAAGAGTTTCATGAATCTGCATCTTGTTAGTTCCAAAGTTAAATTTAACTAATATTTGTCACGACTTGAATTGgaaagataaaataaatcaaaaactgGAAATTTTTCCAACAATAACTGACTAGATATCGATAACTGATACTTCCCACTGGTAAACGTTGTTTTACTTTCGATGTTATAGTTAGTACGTTTATGAATGACTCCAAACTGGCATCTGCAGTTAAACCAAATGAAATTTATTGGCGTTTTCTATATGACTTTTAGATTCAGATGAGACATTCGCTCTATCAGTACGGTATTTGGACCAATCGACACTGATTTGGTCAGTGAAGCATTACCGAATAAGATTTAGattgaaagaagaaaaatatcATATATTCCGCCGCATTTCATTTCCGACTATTGATCAACTGGTGGCACACTATACAGGTAAATCACGGACAATTATGTTCCTATTCACAAAACATCGGAAATAAAGTAGTCATAGTTAATTATGTAACAATCGGAAATAAAGGTTAGACAATTAAATTTTCTAATAAAGTTCATTAACATTGTTATAAGAacccaaataaaatgaaaactttaAGTTGCTTCTTTTGCTACATTTGCACTCCATCAGCTACTTAGATGAACTTCAGGTTcaggaaatatttttttatgaaaGTGAGgtgtaaataaaacaatttgttcAATAAAATATCAACTTTCAAATAGATAGCATCAAGCTTTTAGGTGAATAAAGGGGTTCTAGAATACAGCCGTGTCAGTATGCTACAAATTTCCAGAAACGACGATCGAAAACATAATCTATGTCGAATTTCTCCAATGACATAAACAGCTATAATCCATCGAAGTCTATTTCAACTGAAAATATCTTTAGGATTAACAAAATGTGGTTCACAACCCATGTAAATTCATGTTcaataattcataatattttgctTATCATCAAATAACGTTTTCACTATACTTAACGAAAACTGCtagttttttgttttaaaaaaatatggaaTTCCTTCTGTGATAGTAAAATCGCTTTTGTGAATTAATTCCAGTTCGCTATCAAATTCCAGTCATGCATTTCATAGTGTTTATTGTTTGTTATTGTGCCTTGAAAAATGAGCAAACCTACACGATATTATTCTCTGTTTTTAAATATACACATCCGAAAAAAGGATCTACTGTTATTAACTATTAGCAAATCACTATGTTTAATCAATGTATTCAGATCACTTCATATATATCTTAATGAAATTACGGTCGTTGGTCTCAAAATACAGAAGTAACGATAAAACGCATTATAAAATATCGTCTGATTCGGTTCGTTAAGAAAAAGGAAATGGGGATGATGTTCAACTTGTTACATCCCATCCACTCTTTCTTGTCAACTGTAACCTCTATTAGAAATAATGTTTTGTTTGTAGACCGCTATGTAAATAGTTTCCAATTTATCGGTTTAGTTTGTTCAAATGTAATAACTTATAAATATAATGGATTCTACTCCAAGTTCTATAGAAAATGTAGaattattcacatttattattcATCATGGAAAATTGTTGAAGTTATCGTGTGTTTAACGTAAGTAAATTTTTTGTTTCTACTCGTCACAATTATATATCAGCTATCCTAATTACTTCTTGGCTGTAATAACCAACGTTTTGTCTTATAAAGTAAATGCCGATGGAATCGCCTGCTGCTTAACTACACCATATCCGAAAAATTACGAGCCACCAACAAAATTATCTTTGCTAGAAGTAAATCGAAATAACTTTGGATTCATTAAAAAACTTGGACAAGGAAGCTTTGGTGAAGTATGGTATGGAACGTGGAATAATCAAATGCCCGTAGCGATAAAAAAATTACTTGGGAATGGTAACATGAATCATGCAAGATTTCTGAATGAAGCTGAACTTATGCACCGATTGAATCATCCGAATGTAGTCAGAATTTTGGCTGTATGCACACTTCCTACTAATGAACCAACTTACATTATAAGTGAACTAATGGAAAATGGATCTTTGAAACAGTATATGCAGAAGCTTAATCCTGTAGAAATCAGAATGAAGAATCTACTTGAAATGATGAAAGATGTGAGTTTTCTAAGTGGAATAAATGTTCAGTCTCAATTCTTTTCACCAGCAAAAAACACTCTACTAGGCAATATATCATACAATCTCTTAAAGACGCTCCGTAGAGTAATATGTGAAGTTACTTCTATTCCAAAATAATCAGTTGAAGTTAATGATCcaagaataaaaattatgagaGCGAATTCAATTTAAAATTAGCAAAATTTTTATGTAGTGAATGTTTCGCTAGCCATGTTTCTGTTTCTTTAACCTTTTAGTCACCTTAAATCACTATAATACTGTTGGTTGATATAGATATTATCTGAAATAGCTCAGCCACAAACTGAATGAAAATCTACTCTTATGAACAAAGATTTATAAAATGGAGGTATCGAAATCTAAACAAAGATAAGTAATAATTTATCAGTTAATGTTCTATACATTTCTTATTATATGCATATGTAATATTCATGAACGACTAACGCTGCCCATCTCTGAAGTGTGgtactgatatttcaaataatccCGTTGACTTCCGTTTCACCATTTTACAATCATATTTCTATGAAAACAAATTACGTCTAAAACTGACAACGTCATGTTCACGACATAGATTTACGTCTGAAAGTTTGGTTTGAGTAAAACCACAAGACACTTAGAAATGCTGCCAAGCTGTTTATACTAAAATGCCAAAAAATTGTTAACTAGTAGGTATGATTTGTTTCATGTAACGTGAACTGGCAAACTGGCATTATCTTCaaagattttattgaaataaaagttAATTTAGGTCTACAGAGATTTTTGTGAACGCTTATCTTATTTGCAAGTGACTATCTTTGCTAATACATTTAAATTACCATAATTAGGTTTAGTATCACGGACTTATTTTAGTCAGACAACCAATGAGAACCAAGAGGCactgaacagctatgatgtaaACCTACCGATTCAACATTCTCTATAGTCTCATATACAAAGTACAATAAGTAGGTTTTGAACACCTCTGTTTTTTTAATACAAGGTTGTCGGAGGAATGGCGCATTTGGAGGAACAGCATTATGTTCATCGGGATCTAAGAGCCAGTAACATTTTAGTTGACAGTAAAAATAGACTTAAGGTGGCAGATTTCGGTTTGGCTCATTTGCTTGGTGATTCAGACGAATACATTGGAACGCTGGGTAAGTTAGACTATAACACCTGATTTCACTTAATTGTTTATATGTGATAGTATTTTGAACGCAGTCTATATTCCAAATAAGTGTTTTAAAAATTGTGTTTGATCATGCGTATCACATGATACCTTTGATGTTAAAACTATGACCCTCATGTCAATACTTGTGTTA from Schistosoma haematobium chromosome ZW, whole genome shotgun sequence includes:
- a CDS encoding hypothetical protein (EggNog:ENOG4112R0Y~COG:T), with product MEMGNCIPSGIDLNDMVHAPQSDKLRDSSGILQCNTCETMDYGSSPNDFGLNEMDSDIKLPLLTRIFSRQTHHNNSSNGDFHPDSLGSNGLFSQNTGKINVSSVLVKQDMKWNSQLARPVLELFTTPSMSRELDTPSETQKLLPYTAENITNVEVKRNSDKTRGITNEDSGMESCSIDSHLKSLYLYCDVKKNDSKKSSPGLELKSITSENVYGKTIPLINLVYPRKEKITESAQITEINSSPSIMSKCSLNKNQVEPVLPFYEEWLYDKNKQNLSGDSTYSISNYRKLSGEQRRVQPLVAVAKMTYSQKYPHELNVSEGERLLILNRVSAPRNIIEGRSSSLTKDEDFWLVERIELKHMSNHCSRKGLVPGEYLQIIGDSLTTHISWFDIDRNEAERLLLLMGNPSGTYIIRPSSDSDETFALSVRYLDQSTLIWSVKHYRIRFRLKEEKYHIFRRISFPTIDQLVAHYTVNADGIACCLTTPYPKNYEPPTKLSLLEVNRNNFGFIKKLGQGSFGEVWYGTWNNQMPVAIKKLLGNGNMNHARFLNEAELMHRLNHPNVVRILAVCTLPTNEPTYIISELMENGSLKQYMQKLNPVEIRMKNLLEMMKDVVGGMAHLEEQHYVHRDLRASNILVDSKNRLKVADFGLAHLLGDSDEYIGTLETKYPVRWTAPEGILKQAYSTKSDVWSFGILVHEILTFCELPYKEFTVNEVKVRVCSGYRLPRPILKISFTETLLPVDDEYEVPKRKSVETFMCPINIYNKLLECWNISPDKRPSFNSLYSFIEELLEKEIKKDISTK
- a CDS encoding hypothetical protein (EggNog:ENOG4112R0Y~COG:T), which gives rise to MGNCIPSGIDLNDMVHAPQSDKLRDSSGILQCNTCETMDYGSSPNDFGLNEMDSDIKLPLLTRIFSRQTHHNNSSNGDFHPDSLGSNGLFSQNTGKINVSSVLVKQDMKWNSQLARPVLELFTTPSMSRELDTPSETQKLLPYTAENITNVEVKRNSDKTRGITNEDSGMESCSIDSHLKSLYLYCDVKKNDSKKSSPGLELKSITSENVYGKTIPLINLVYPRKEKITESAQITEINSSPSIMSKCSLNKNQVEPVLPFYEEWLYDKNKQNLSGDSTYSISNYRKLSGEQRRVQPLVAVAKMTYSQKYPHELNVSEGERLLILNRVSAPRNIIEGRSSSLTKDEDFWLVERIELKHMSNHCSRKGLVPGEYLQIIGDSLTTHISWFDIDRNEAERLLLLMGNPSGTYIIRPSSVNADGIACCLTTPYPKNYEPPTKLSLLEVNRNNFGFIKKLGQGSFGEVWYGTWNNQMPVAIKKLLGNGNMNHARFLNEAELMHRLNHPNVVRILAVCTLPTNEPTYIISELMENGSLKQYMQKLNPVEIRMKNLLEMMKDVSFLSGINVQSQFFSPAKNTLLGNISYNLLKTLRRVICEVTSIPK